A stretch of DNA from Candidatus Zixiibacteriota bacterium:
CTACCAGATTATTTGTCGAAACCGCAGGGGTTCCGACCTACCAGATTATTTGTCGAAACCGCAGGGGTTCCGACCTACGAGATATTTATTCGTCGGGTGTTTAGGCGCCGACTTTGTTTTTGAGCCATTCGGTGGTCGATGATTTCGGACGCTCAATCGCCTCGCCCCAGGCCCGCGAAACGATAAGCTGAGAAGCCATACCCATCGCACGGGATACCGAGAAAAGAACCGTGTAGTATTCAAATTCGGTCAGGCCGAACTTGTACAACAAAGCGCCGGAACCGGCATCGACGTTTGGCCACGGATCGGAAATCTTTTTGATTTGCCGCAATACTCCGGGGACAACCTCAAAGACGCGCGCAACAGTTTGATACACCGGATCGTCAGCACAGTGTTCCTTACCGAAGGCGAGGAACGCATCGAAACGAGGATCGGTGATTCTCAGGACGGCGTGGCCGTATCCAGGGATGACTTTACCGGAATTGAGAGTGTCCCAGGCGAATTTTTCGAGTTGTTCATTCGTGGGCGCTCCACCGAAATTATCCATGACCTCGATAACCCACTTGAGGCATTCCTGGTTGGCCAAGCCGTGCAGAGGGCCGGCCAGTCCGTTGAGACCTGCGGAAATGGCATAGTACGGGTCGGACAGGGCCGAGGCGACGCAATGGCAGGCGTGGGCCGATACATTGCCGCCTTCATGGTCGCAATGGAGAGTCAGGTAGAGACGCATCAGTTTGGCGAAAATGCCGGTTGGGTCATCGATACCGAGCATCCGGGCATAATCCGCGCCCCAGTCGAGGTTCGGATCGGGAGCGATCAGATCGCCTTTTTTGTAACGGATGCGATAAACACCGGCCGCGAGTTCGGGCAGGATGGCTAATATGCGCATACTGTCTTCGAGGGTCGGTTCCCAGTAATCGGTTT
This window harbors:
- a CDS encoding citrate (Si)-synthase, which translates into the protein MSKLKAKFESLIPGMRDEIRNLIKEHGSKVVSEVTLKQVYGGMRGVRGLVCDTSLVPPEKGLIIRGIRLKELFDKWPEEIFWLLVTGELPTKDEVKDLQNDYKKHAGVPSYVWDVLRAMPENSHPMCMLDTGILAMEGESVFRKRYTEGMAKTDYWEPTLEDSMRILAILPELAAGVYRIRYKKGDLIAPDPNLDWGADYARMLGIDDPTGIFAKLMRLYLTLHCDHEGGNVSAHACHCVASALSDPYYAISAGLNGLAGPLHGLANQECLKWVIEVMDNFGGAPTNEQLEKFAWDTLNSGKVIPGYGHAVLRITDPRFDAFLAFGKEHCADDPVYQTVARVFEVVPGVLRQIKKISDPWPNVDAGSGALLYKFGLTEFEYYTVLFSVSRAMGMASQLIVSRAWGEAIERPKSSTTEWLKNKVGA